DNA from Daucus carota subsp. sativus chromosome 1, DH1 v3.0, whole genome shotgun sequence:
taagaagttgagaatactagcttttatttcatgacttctacttctttcccaaacaatttaatcacttataagttataacttgCATCTaatttctacttcacttttttactttaagtaagaaacacttattttaagctcactcaAACGGCCCAATGTAAGCTCTGTGTCCTTATTGTCAGCTTGGTTCAGTGCCTTAGCGGTGTTTTGATCGGATGCACAAGTACGGGTCAGACAAAGTTTGAAACGCTGTGGCTGCATAGGTTGATTTGCTTCACCAGGCTGGGCATTCAGATGTAGCATACAATTTTGTAAAGAGCATGCTCTTAAGTCTTAAAGCCTGATGCTTCAGTTTAGGGGCGTAGCAATTGGTTTTCTCTATTTTATTTACTGTTGTGAGACACTACTTGATACTACAacatttcaaataataaatgaCTAAATGTCGAGTATTTATTGATTCTCAACTGCCTTAGCAAGATGCACAAAAGGTGAAAATTTTGATACCATGATAAAGCAGAGAAAGGTGATATAAAAttggaaattttattataataaattaattcttAGGGGTGTAACAACTAAGATTATAAGAGATtttttctattcatgaaatccgagaatatttaattcgtatttttaaaaatgtatcaTAATTATGACATATccaattatgattttaaattatgatattcAAATACATCTCAAGATATTCAATTTTgagaaatccattaaaatcacaCAAGGGAGACATATATGACCTAACATCTCAtaaggatacttatctaacttAACAAGgaagtttaaatataattatttcaatCTTTTTACCTATTTAACAAGAATATTTGGAGGACGAATTCAATAATATGTGTGGATAGGAGAGGAAGAAAATCCTTGTTTAGTGATCGGAAAGGAAGAGAATTCTTGTTTAATAATGATCGGGACGTATTTCAGAATCAATCGGGACGTATTTCAGAATCAAGTTTGTATTCGGAAACGATTTCGGATTAGGCACCATCGACAGGAATAGCAATATGGCACTCCGGGGCCCCGATCATACTTGAGAAcgagaataaaaatatacaagttTGTGCTCGCACCCTATCAAGTATTAATCACAGAACAACTAGTTAGGTTCTTGTTTCTACTTCTTGAGCTTCCTTGGTGTTTCGATTACCCTGTAGACAAAGTTGTCCAGAGCTTAATTATCAAAAGTTGCCTTCTGTCATCCACATGCCATTTTTGACTTTGTCCACATGCTATCACTCCCTCATTATCATTCTATATTTCTctgctttttccttttctcttTCCCAAACATATTACACTTTCTTTCCCATCTCCTTTGCTAAATGCTAAAGATACTACCAAACCATGTTCTCAATCATTCATTCCACCACCATGTTGAGAATTCTTCaaactatataaaaaaacacATCACAACTAGAACAAATACAGCcatctaaaatataaatctgTCAATGTCATCCGATCATCGATATAGTCTACGGATACCTCTCTTCTCTCGATAACAAAATACATGAGTAAGTGCGATCGGATTAATAAAGTACACAAGTACATTATTATAGTCTCTGTTACTgacaatgaaaatgaaaatgagtGTGCACCCAACAAACTCATGGAGCCCCTCATCTGTCATTTGAGGCTCAAGGGGAAATGGTCCCATACTCCCATGTATCATCACAAACCGACAATGCAACCCATGAATGGGATAGATAACTATTTTCATcaaagattaaaataatttggacAGTAAGCTTTTAACAATTATGTACCACCTGTATCTATATATCTTCTCAACGGCAAAAACCACATAAGTACAAAGAATAAAAAAGAGAATTCAAGTAATATTCACTCTACCGACAGATAAGTTAAAAGTGGTAGCTCATACAAAGTTGTGAGGCTGTCATTGACGCGTTCTTTGTAATGTTGAGCCGATCATTTTCAGTTCAAATCTCTTGACAGCTCCTGCAGCATCTCGCATTGTGGTGTCCAAAACGTAGGGAGTTCGCTCAAAATTTAGCTGTGTAACATTGATTAGTTGGCGACATGGCTCGCGTCTTTCTGAGATGGTTCCATGATAATGGTAGTACATGATTTTCCCCTCAGTTTTATGCGTTGTTTTGCCGACCATATTCTGAGACATGTGAACTCCAGTTGCAAACACGTCTCGTGGTCGAACAACATATTTACGGTCCCTTCTGATTCCTTTCTTTGAATCTTTATACACCAGTTTCTCAAATCCCCATTTCCTGCGATAAGAAAGCATCATCATGTACTGCACTACTCAACAGTTACCAATCCTCCAAACATTATAAATTGTTAGAATAGTCTAGAACAAAATAGTTGATCAACTGGGGCACATATTGGGAACAATATTTTACACGTAAACATGGTATAAAgattatcggtttttctatagtgtgcccatgggcacatgctaagcaccaaaatCTATGGATTTGGActttggagggttttgattggcttacactcttcaataatgatggcccccctgcatttacaacaaccacaccaatcaaaaccttctaaaactataaatttttgtgcttagcatgtgcccatgggcacacactagacaaaccgaaatattatatatcatgaACTTCTTATGGTTTTCGAGGTGATTAACAAGATTTAGAATTCTTTTGTCCCAACAGTCTCGAGTTCCAAAGCTGGAAAGCTAGTTACCAACTAATTACTTTaaggtaaatatattttttttgcagaAATTTAACGAACTGGGTAATTTAGCAGCATGAGTGAGTAGATTTATCGAATTTTGTGGCGGttgcattttaaaataaattgactcatTTCAACAACTGAATATTCAAAATCAGACAACAAATCTGACAAGATTCAACAGCCAGTCACGGGAGATATGGTAATTAACTATTATAGATCTTAAAATACATATGCACCAAACCACCAATACACAAAGATATACATGCATATTCATTACAAAATTAGAATGGTTGCAAAGAGGTGATACTCGATATTTCATTAAGATACAGCCTCCCCTAAATAAAGCCTAAATAATAAACATGGCCATCACGATAACATATAGTATTATGCTATCATTGAATCAATTGTTGTACAATTAGGTTAATCAAATTACAAGTAGGACCCCAACGCCAAATCGGAGGGATTCCtttgaatttttattagtaAAGAACTATCAATTTCGAACAGTTGTAAGACACCCCACCTGGTATCAACTAATGCCACATGAACAAGGTAATAAAACAACCACATACACACCACACACCacataatttaacatataattatCCTAAATATGCctgaaatgaaaaaaatcaaCGATTAATGTTGCAACTAAATGCTGCGTATTAGGAGACATTTCACAATAATATTGACAGAAGATGGGCAGCTTAACACACACAACAAATATAAACCACCTAGATATTACCAAAAATGCCACCTAAGATATCACAACAAATGCCAATCTGCATTCATACTTAATTACTACTACAATTGATGCATTACATGCATCATGTCTTGGTTTCTGCTTTTGCTAGATACCATTATACTACCGACACTGAAACGATAAACAATTTATGTTTCGCACTGCTCTAAAAATTCCTAGTTAAACAGAGGGATCCCTACTTCATGACTTTAAGGTTCTGTACCTGTTCAAATCTGACTACTGCAACAATGTTCAAAGGTCCATTAAAGTATCCGACTAGAAGATTGAAACTAAAGGTCCTAGATCCGCTTACCGATTTTAAGCTGAACGAATTACAGACAGAGACTCTTAGCATCAGCTGACTGTGCCTTAAGGCAAATGGCAGCAATCAAATGTGCTGATTAACCTCAAAACATAGGAGTATCATGCTGTCATCGCTTCAGAGTGTAAGCTCACAAATGCTCATTTTAAAACCTAGGATTTCCAATGCAAATCTAAACCAATTTTAAGACATTTACCTAAACTCATACAATGTGAATCATAACTCCTCTAACTGTCAATGCAAATCAAGACGAAGTAGTAATTTTAGTGCACAGTTAACTAAATTCATACAATTACCCACAAAACAAACAATGAGGCAGATTAATCcgaaaaagaaacaaacaaagCTAGAGGAAAAGAAATCATACTTGTAACTTTTGCCTCTATCTTCAGTAAGACACAACTTATTCGACATAGGCATTTGCTCAATTGTGAACTGCGAAAACTCAGAAAACGAATCCATAACCGATTTTAATGTACTCTTCTTAGGCACAAAAATGAACTCATCCACATCAAAGAAAAACATCCACTTGGTCATAAACTTGTATCTATGCAGACAATCATTCACAACAAGGAACTGATTATGATAGTACCCATCAAACCTTTCTTCATCTCTAATATCTTGTAATGTGACATACCCTTTCTCAATCCAAGGTCTCAACACCTCCATCACTTCAGGGTGGACCCCACCAGCATCATGTATAACAAAATGTGACTTCTCACCAAACATTCTTATGTGATAAGCTAACCATTCTCTCACTCTCTGTGGACTTAAATTACCATATAGTGAAGACCCACAGTACAAATAATCATACTTAGGAGGGTCAGTGAAAATTCTAGGGTTCAGTGAATTAGGAGCTTCAGTTAACACAACAAATGTGTCTGTCACATTCAGCTCCGTGTCGCCGCCCCCGTTGGCGGCGGCATGGAGGAGCAATTTCCCGCCAGTTTTATAAACTGGGGTGGGGAAAGTACAGTTGATTATAACAACTGTGTATACACGGCCGTAGCCCCAGTCCGGCAGGATTTTCTCGCCAGCAACCTTGATGGGCTCGCCGGAATTCCCGTGTGGGACCCACTCACAAGTGTAGGATGGTTTCCCAAAGACATGGAGAGGTTTTGAAGACAACCCGTTGATTGCAAAAGTGTTTAGACCCCCTCTATAAGCTGACATTAGTATAAAATTGTACGCAGCAGCGCCGTACGTGTTGAACCGTCGCTTAATGACGCCGGTCGGAAGTCGAGTTTCCGGCGGTGATGGGTCGGCGGAAATGTCGGTGATATTTGGTGGGTTTTCCGTAAGATCAAGTGGGCTTGTCCCCGTTTTTCCATTTTCCGGCGGGATTATTCCGGCGAGTGCGTTTCTAGAAATTAAGGTGTTAGTGGGGCCCATTTTTTCCGGCGAGATGCAAAAGGAAGAGAAAGAGAGTTGAGAAGGTAGGAACTGAAAGATAGTCAAGAGAGACGTGAGAAAGAGAAGAGCTGTGAGCAGCAACTTGAGCTCAGCTGCGCAGTTCCACACAACTCCGATGAACATTTTTTTCTCTTTCCGTGGGCTCTCATTTTTCGTATCTATATCAATATCCACCATTTTCTCTAAGCAGAAAACGAGTGTGTGAGTTTTGTGTGTGAGTTTTGAGAGAATGTGAGGAAAAGAATGGAGGACTTTTGTGTTGTGGGGATGtctttattttcttcttttgcttTGATAAATAAAGGGGTTTATATGGGATCCAAGAGGTTTATACAACTATATGTGTGTACAATGTGTgtgtataaaataattttatgatgggaatataggggccgtttggctgagcttaaaataagtgcttcttgcttaaaataaaaaagtgaagtagaagttagaagttagttaagacttataagtgattaaagtgtttggcaaaaaagtagaagtcgtgaaacaaaagctaggaatcgtagctttttttaagtgcttctcgactttttacacaaacggtacgaataagtgcttccaacttaaaagtccagaagcggggcttttaagccccgccaaacacccacataattTTTATGCTTTTTATGTTTGTTAATTTATTCTTGTATACTTTTAGCTGGATTGCTTGGTGggggaaaagataaagaagttGGATTTACTTTGTTtgtaattttacatttatttttgccatatgcttagagaataatttattaaatttaattttatggtTTCCATAAAGGTAATTTTGATTCAAGTATATTTTAATCAAAGGTGGGTGAATAAGGGAGACAAAATCATTGAGGGGTGTGGGCTTTAACCCATGGAGTGTGGGGTGGCTTTGTTATCCTGTTTATATATTCTACAGGTTTAGGTATACATAAAGCAAACAAATATGGTAAATGCCATGTTTCAAAATTTGATGTTAATTTGTTTTCGGATAGTTATTCTCAAttatattatcaatatataCTACGTAATTTATTCATATTGTCTCTGTTTATTAAAATCGAGCTCAGCTCTATCGCTGTGTTGTTAAGATTATATTCCCAGGATATAACTAAAATCCAGTGATgttcttaaaattatatttcctggAAATGAAGGATATAATTAATAAAGTGTTAAGttcttaatcaaaattttaactcCAATTCTCGCAACAAAAATTAcaacaataatttatttttaatgaattatgcCGTAAAACAAACAcatataatattagatattccAGGCTCTTAATTTTGGAACTACTCCTAATGTGCTAATTTCCAAATCTTATCGCCAACTATCCAAAATCATGAATAATTATTAGATAGAAGCATGATATGAGCTGTCTTACCGGAAATAATGTACTAGATGATGAGTCTACTCAATTCATTTTTACCCATTTTCGTTGTTGTGTAGTATTGCGGATTTAAATAAGCCTGTTAAATTTATTACACAGAAAAGACAATAGTGTATATAAATGTTTCGGGTGAAGCATCGGAAGACAGTACAGGCTACAagaatgatactccctccgtcccggtgatttatatacaaatggtttggacacggagaccaagaaaaagtgtaaaaagtaAGTAAAGTTAGAGgaaaaatgggtgaagtggtgggacccatttatatttaatgatagatttgagatagtggaggaaagtagtgggtgtaatagtgtttatattattatagaatgaaaatagtggaagaaagtagtaggtgtaatagtgttttatattattaaaagttactatttttggaatgtatagaaatgataggacggtccaaaaaggaaactgtatagaattgaccgggacggagggagtaatgattGAAGCGAATGTGAAGACACAAAAATAGCCGTTAAGGGGAATTTGTCTATCTTCATTTGGCTTCTTCGGATTGCACTTGCGTACACAGCATTGTGCAGCTTATCTCGATCTCGTGTAGttaatttttgtgaataaaGATGTAGCAGTACTTTTTTACCCTGCTGATTAAATAAAAACGAAAACATGTAATGCTACATTGAATTCAACAGTTTCAGTAGTGAATAAATGAGAATacgtaaaaagaaaaaattgaaatgcAAAAAGGAGACGTTGCGGAGAAGGTAACACGTGTGTAAAGACATGCAGCACACGTCTCACTGTATATATACGCGTGTCTTTGCCAGGATAATTGCAGTGGCATACATAAGAGTAGTAGCTGCTAGCAATACATAAATGGTTTTTTTAGTCCGTACCCACGAGCACATGCTAATCGCGAAATTTGATAAGTTTGGGTTTGATTGGTTCTCATATCATAATAATGGTGAACTTCTGCAAATACATCAACCAATTAAAATTTCCCAAATATAacaaattccgcgcttagcatgtgctcatggacaCACACTATACAAACTCatacataaattaatatgacaAACAGGAAGTAGATAATGTTTAACACAAAATACACCATTTTAAGTCATCAATATACAAAAGAGAAGAACAAGTCcagattttcaatttttatttcatcAAATTCAGCAAACAAAGAGAAAGTTTAAATCTTTTATACTATacaatcaaatcaaatattaataattactaAGCCACTTAGATTAAAAACACACAAGCACATGCAGAAATCATTGTTTGTTACAATAATATTAAACCTAAAATCTTGTTTACCAAATAATAGAGCAACAAATTATTGGTCTCTATTCCATATATTTGGTTTTATACAAGGACtcatttctttcattttctcTGGTTCCACCTCACAAATGGTGAACAACAAAAGTGTACAGCTTCGGTTGTAGGTATTACATAATGTGCTGAACTAATGTGCACTGTCCAAGGTCATATACATCACGATTATGAcatgtttatatgtatatgtaccAATTTATCGAATTTTACTTTTGCAACGAAAAACATAACAATTGAAGGGAGGAAAAATTGGATGCACTTTATGGTGGAAATCACTAGAGCATGCATATAATTGAGTTCACCTAATATGTGGGGGCAAAACAACAGGGTCCCGGTCACCTACGAGGCTACGACTAAATTATATATGGCCACAATTTTATTTCATTGCGGGAGCAATAAAGCGAGAGTTCGCATTATGAATATATGAAAAGGCAAAGATCTGTTTACCTTTTTTTTTAAGGGTAATACTGTTTATATACTTTTTGTAACAAAACACAAGCAACGTCCTATCTATAGTATTTCTTAAAAGAAAGTCCTGTCTATTTTGTTATTATTGGGAATTTATAAGTTGTTTCTTTAAGATTTACTATAAAAGTAACTTCTACTAATTATTTGGTTTTTGCTAAAAGGCGCACTTCCCTTAGAGAAAATTTGAACTTttcctttttttatatttacatatccatcatatttttgacaaatttcGAATCATCAGTATCTTATCTGTCAATATCTTATATCTTCCCGTGGAGGAGTATTATTTCATGTTAAATATAAGTGTCTTATTTTAAACATATTCATTTTTTCcacaaagataaaatatttaaaactactcaaatatatatatttaagaaattgaaaaaataaaaatgttaattttttaaaatgaaataaatctaTGGTTCAATGAAAATGTTGACAATCAGTAAAAAAGAGGTTTACGTTGATGCATGTGGTGGTTGACGAAAAGAAGTTGAGTTGGCGAGTGTTTCACCAATTTATTTTGATTCGGTATATGTGGTTAAAAAATATGGTCTCACACTATGTTTTACACATCGCTCTGTCCACGTCTCCACTTGACTTTCTTGTGTCGGTAGTACTGTAGTCATAAAATTTAGGTGATCGTCTAATTATTCTTTAGCCTTTGCACAATTATTGTATAAATCTCTGGAGTTTGAACCAACAGCATCTCTGATAGTATATGACTGTCGACAGCGGAGGTGGTGAAAGGAAAACTAATATCCCCATTCCCCACGACTaatattttacaagtttaaaaGCTTATTATCTCGATTTTTTTATTTCCAGAACTAAGCAAACATTCGTTAAAATCAGGGGCGGACTTAGGATCCAAACTTTGAaggggcaccaagcaaattttcaaaatacacttatatatttcaaaattttgtgagggtacttttataattttgcaaaatttagaatgataaaaatatgtaaaacagTTTTAGGGGACACGTACGTGTCCACTGGTTAGAATGAAGTAGGTTTTCTTCATGATATTATTAATGAAGTCCATTTACTTCTTTGCCACCTAATATAATCGAATATAATCTATGATCTTGAAGTAAATTCTTAAACTCACAGTCTCAACCAACTGAGACAACCGCTGTGAGccaaattatgaaaatattgaGAGTGAGATCGAAGAGTCCAACTCAAATTTCTGACAATTCACCAGACTAATTCTTCTAAAAGTTCATTAAATCGTCatgaaatcatttttaaaatttaatatgcagCTTCTTAATTAcctcctccgtctcaatttataggtccagtttggaaaaaaattttgtcccaaaatatttgtccctctcttctttcaatacaaatttatctacatattaattgtgatttttttgaaactcaaccttattctcatttctcaatgcactaaattcctatatttattgtgatttttttgaaactcaactatattctcacttatcaatgcaccaattaatgatacatgagataagattctatctaaccaacttttttcttaatatgtgtgtttattccaaaatggacctataaattgagacggagggagtattacactTTCAGTGTGTCATTTTAGAGTTTCACTATAAGTGGTAGTTGTTGTTGGAATCCGATGAGTTATTTATTGAAGGCACGAGGAAGACGGAGGAAGTGACGACGAGTCGTTTGAGTTGGAAATTGGAATGGTTAGCGAGGTGTTGAAGTAAGAGTTGTGGTCACATATGTGATACACTGTCATTGATGTTTCAAAACGAATGTTAGGACAGGGGGAAAGATGAGTTGTTGCAAGTTGCAAGTAATTAATATGCTGGCAAAATGCTGGCGCATTTTGTCgcttgttgagcaagggtatgTTATGTAGATTGTTAATCGTCGGTGGTTTTTCATTTTTGTGCTGAGCCCTCCATTCCCTGCTGTCTTATTTGCCTACTCACTTGTGCTATTCGTCTCAGCTGGTATGGCTGCTTCTTATCATACATGCTCTTTTCTGAATTGTTAAAATTTGCAAGACAGACAAAAACAACTGCTGCAGACTAAGGGCCTGTTTAGGTAAGGTTCTCCTCCCAGTTTGTGGCCAGTAGCTACTTATAAGTCAATTTCTgatgatttataagttatagtTTAGAAAGTTGAAActattttaatgatttatttatatttttaaaatctaattttgtaaaaatatatcgCACTATATTAATCATTTATATATCTGATAAATtgtaaataagaaatatttatccaaacaaataaattaaaaattatttttattgtggTTTAATTTTGTCTTGATATGACggctttatttattaatttttagaaattggataaaataattCTTCAAGTTAGGTATTTTAAAATGAATCAATGTACTTAATAGTTATTTTGATCTGTAATTATCatattaaggggccgtttgggtgagtttaagataagtgattcttgcttaaaataaaaaagtggagtagaagttacaaacaagttaaaacttataaatgattaaagtctTTGAGAAATCTCGGATGTgatttattgtatttcgatatAATTCATccacaaatatataaatctaaaaaaaaatattggaaaTGTTCCGAGGAAACATTTATACACCCACTTGTACTGGACTAGTAGCCCAATAGGGTACTTGAGTTGATTGCAATATATTTTAAGGCCTAGTATATTGGGCCGGActgtttaatatatatttctccCACTCTTAAAGCCTCCCAGAGAGTAGAGAGTGCAGA
Protein-coding regions in this window:
- the LOC108204851 gene encoding galactan beta-1,4-galactosyltransferase GALS3, with the protein product MVDIDIDTKNESPRKEKKMFIGVVWNCAAELKLLLTALLFLTSLLTIFQFLPSQLSFSSFCISPEKMGPTNTLISRNALAGIIPPENGKTGTSPLDLTENPPNITDISADPSPPETRLPTGVIKRRFNTYGAAAYNFILMSAYRGGLNTFAINGLSSKPLHVFGKPSYTCEWVPHGNSGEPIKVAGEKILPDWGYGRVYTVVIINCTFPTPVYKTGGKLLLHAAANGGGDTELNVTDTFVVLTEAPNSLNPRIFTDPPKYDYLYCGSSLYGNLSPQRVREWLAYHIRMFGEKSHFVIHDAGGVHPEVMEVLRPWIEKGYVTLQDIRDEERFDGYYHNQFLVVNDCLHRYKFMTKWMFFFDVDEFIFVPKKSTLKSVMDSFSEFSQFTIEQMPMSNKLCLTEDRGKSYKKWGFEKLVYKDSKKGIRRDRKYVVRPRDVFATGVHMSQNMVGKTTHKTEGKIMYYHYHGTISERREPCRQLINVTQLNFERTPYVLDTTMRDAAGAVKRFELKMIGSTLQRTRQ